The Xanthomonas rydalmerensis genomic interval GTGCCGACGCCGGTCCGTGGGGCCGGTTGTGTGCGCTGTCGGCGTTCTGGGTCGGCCTGCTGTACGACGATGCCGCATTGGACGCGGCCTGGGACCTGGTCAAGGATTTCAGCCTGGTCGAACGCCACGCGCTGCGCGACGGCGTGCCGAAGCAGGCGCTGAAGCTGCCGTTCCGCAACGGTACCGTGCAGGACCTCGCCGCCGAGGCGGTGAAGATCGCCCTAGACGGCCTGCGCCGCCGCGCGCGGTTGAACCGCGACGGCCAGGACGAATCGCGCTTCCTCGAACCGCTGGTGGAGATCCTGCACGCCGGCGAGACCGCGGCCGAGCGCAAGCTGGCGCTGTACCACGGCGCGTGGCAGGGCGACATCGACCACGTGTTCCGCGAGTTCGCGTATTAAGCGTGGTTGTTAAGTTGCTCCGAGTGGATTTTTTGGTGTGAGCGAATAATTGATTTCGGCTCAATATTATAATTGCCGATGCGTGCAATAAGGGGTTGAGTCAATTTTGCTGTGTGCCTTATTGTCCTAACCTGTGAATTGAATTTTCCGCTAAAATTTTTGTTGATTTTGGGCGGTTTTTGAATTCCATGAAGGTTTTTGATGTTTCATGATTGGCTAAATATTTTGACATTGCGCCAAATTTCATTCGGCTAATGGAGCTAAGGGGGGGCGATAGAAATTCCAATTTTCGACCTTTACTACCACGGCGCCAATTGATTCCGAACTCCATAGGGTCTCTTTATTTCCCCAGTAGAAAAAGTGTGCTGTACGGTCGCCATCCAATAATTTTTCCGAGGCGCGCCCTTGTTTGGTGTACAGTACTACAACATCGCCCTTCTTTAAATCCTTGTCAGGAAACCAGTACGCCGACTTCTTGCCTGAGGTGGCGCCTCCAGTAGGGCCGGATTTAGATGAAAAAATGGCATACTCGCCAACCTTAAGGTCGGTGATGGCATTTAGGACGAGTCTTTCCTTTTCAATATTACCTGCATCGGCAAATGATGCAAATTTTAGGTTGTTCATTTGGGGATCTTCTGTGTCATGAAGCCGGCGACAACTAATCCAATGCCAAGTAAAACGCAGACAAAGGTAACGAGTTTTATGGAGTCCCAGGCGAATGGTCCAAATCCGACGAGTAATGCCCCGACGTTTGACATCGCCATGGACATGATTTCTATGGATTTTTTTGTTCCAAGGTTGGCATTGAGGCGGCAGTTCTCTAGCTTCTCTGCGTGCAGCGAATCGCGAAGCGATGCTATTAATGAATTTTCCCTATAAAGACGCTCCAAGTCATCCAATAACAATTTTTGTGCTCCAGGACTGGCTAGCTCTTCTGACGTTAGGTCGCGCGCGATCCCCGCCCATGCGCGCTTGTCCTCTTTTGTAACTGATGTTTCGGCTGGTTTTGCGCCCGTTTCTTCGGGTAATTCAGGCATTGGATCTGTCATGGCGCATTCCGTGCGAGTCAGTAAATTTGTAGTCGGCCAATCTCAAGATATCTTATTTTTTCGTCATGTGAAAGCTTTGCGGATATTGGGTAGTCACCCGAAGTGCAGTAGGCAAGAGAGTGTGAGTGAGTACGTTCCAATGCATCCTAACGTGGATGCCGGCCGCTTTCAGGTGCCTCCGATGTTTCCTTTCTATGGATGGACAACTTGGGAAGGGAACAGATGGCGCATTGCACTCCCGAAGACATCGCGAACACGACATCCCGCTTGGTAAAATAACGCTTCTGAATTTTCTGCTTCTCGTGTCTGTTCGGTTACTAATGCGCCCTGCTCAAGCGTGGGTTACGCCAGGTGCGACGATGTTCATTGCATTGGAATGCTTTCCTCGCTCTCGGCATAGGTTCGTTCGAAAAAGCGATTTATTGCTCCGGCGCATGCGGATGGCGCAGCGTCGATAGTGCCTCGCATCGGCTTGCCTGGTTTGCGGCCTCGCGCCCTCCATTGGCGCGCCTGAATGGTGATGACGGCGGCCATGATGCAGGCGACAATGCCGCATTCGTCTTCAGGGGGACGTCATGCACCAAGCGCCGCCGCGATCCAGCTTTGTCACGATCCTGGCCTGGATCTTCATCGCACTCTCGGGTTTCGGCACGGTGGTCGGCACCATGCAGGTCTTCGTTGTGTTCGTCATGTTCGATCACGTGAAGTTTGCCGATGCGGTGCAGATGCTGCCGCCAGGGATGCCGCCGACGATTGCTTTCATTTTTTCCAACTTTCGTTGGTTGTTTCTTGGAACTGCGCTGTTTTCAGTGTGGACCCTGGCGAGTTCGGTCGGGCTTCTGCGGCGGCTGAATTGGGCGCGGTGGTGTTTCATCGCGGCCATGTTGCTGGTGATCGCATGGAACCTGGGCGGCGCGGTCGTGCAGGTGCAGATGATCGCCTTCATGCAGAAGCAACTCGCTGTTGCGCAGATGCACGGCGCGCCGGACATGCAGCCGATGCTGTGGGCCATGTCGGCGATCGGCGTGGTCTTTGCTGCGGCTTTCGTCGCCCTGCATGGCTGGATCATCGCGCGCTTGCTTTCACGACCTGTCGCTGCCGAGTTTCGGCGTTCATTGCCGACGATGGGCAGCAGCGGCGCGCCACCGACGCGTTGATCTGCAGTTTTTCGGGTTTTGCAGTCAACGGTGCTTCAGACCGGGAAGGGGGACTCCATGGTGCGTGCGGATTGGTTCGAATCGAAATGGCGATGGCTCAAGCGATTCGCGGGCGCCGCTGCACTGGGAAGCGTGCTCATCGTTGCTGGCTGGAGCGCGGAGCGCGAGGTGATTGTCGCTGTCGGAGGGCTGTTGGTGGTGCCGCTCCTGCTCTGGCTGTTCATCATTCCGATCCTGCATTGGAAGGATCGCTACGTGGGCGAACGCAGTGGCGCGTGGGGTGCACTGCTGGCGTTAGAGACTTCAAACTGGTCGAAAATGCTCTATTGGTATCGACATGTGTTGCCCGATTGGCGGCGCACGGGGCGCTACGAGCATGTGCCGTGATGACCGTGTCCGCTGCATGAGGGTGTTGTCTTCTACGTTCGGTCAGAGACTTCACGACCAGATATGCGTGATGCCCTTTCGCTCGTCGAGTCGCTTTGCAATGCGCGCATTTCGTATCGTTCGCACTCGCCTTGCCACCTGCCTTGCGGCGCGCAGCGGTTCTCGGCGCCATCGTGTCGGTCTGGTTTGCGTTCTGGCCGCGTCGCTCGGCTGCATGACATCCGCGCATGCGACGAGCCAATGCCCCACCGAGTTCGGTTCCAAGGATCCGCTCATCGATCTGCTCGGCTGGGCCGTGATCGTCAGCGGCGTGGTGCTGGGCGGCTGGCTGTGCGTGTGGGCGGTACGGCGCTCGCGCGGGCTGCGCCGGTGGCGGCGCGCGGCGATCGTCCTTGCCGGCGTGGTGGCGATGTTGCTGCTATGGAGTGGCGGCCTGGTCCTGGCGATTGCGTGGTTCTTCCTGCGGTGCTAACACTGCCGGCCTCGGTGCGCGCGCACCGGGTCTGCGGTCCGCGGAGCCACGGGCCACGCCACCAGGGGGCATCGATGACCGATCCGTACAATTCCTCGCCGCCGCGTGCGGCGGCCTTGCCGCTGAACGATGCGATGGTGACCACCGCGCTGGAGCTTCCCGGTTACCGGATCGTGCGCAATCTGGGCATCGTGCGCGGCATCACCGTGCGCTCGCGCTCCATCGTCGGCAATTTCCTGGGCGGGCTGCAGACCATCTTCGGCGGCAATATCACCATCTATACCCAGCTGTGCGAGCAGGCACGCCTGGAGACCTACCGGGACATGCTGCAGCACGCACGGCAGATGGGCGGCAATGCCATCGTCGCAGTGCGCTACGACGCCACCGAGTTGATGGCCGGCCTGACCGAGGTGTTGTGTTACGGCACGGCGGTGGTGGTCGAGCCGAACCAGCGCTGAGCCGATCGGCATGAGGCGGTACGGCGGCGCGCCCGGCTCAGCCGCCGACCGCCTGGCACGGCAGCCGCACGCTGACCCGCAGGCCGCCCTCGGGGCGGTTGTCCAGGGCGATCTGGCCGCCATGCGCCAGCACGATGCTGTGCGCCACCGACAGGCCCAGGCCGATGCCGCCGGTATCGCGGTTGCGCGAGTTCTCGCCGCGGAAGAACGGCAGGAACAGCTTCTCGCGCTGCGCGGGATCGATCCCGGGGCCGTCGTCGTCGATCCACAGCACGCACTCGCCGGCCTCGCGACGCAACTGCAGGCGCGCGCGTTTGCCGTACTTCAGCGCGTTCTCCACCAGGTTCATCACCATGCGCCGCAGCGACAGCGGGTCGCCGTCGAGGGTGATGGCCTCGCCGAGCAGCAGCACCACGTCGGCGCCGGTGTCGCTGGCGTCGTCGACCACGCTTTCCACCAGCAGGCGGAAATCCAGCGGCGAGCGGGTGCCGCGGCGGCTGTCGTTGTGGATGAAGTCCAGCGCTGCGGAGATCATCGCCTTCATCTCGTCGATGTCGGCCATGGTCTTCTCGCGCAACGGTGGCTGCAGGGTCTCCAGGCGGAACGCCAGCCGCGCCAATGGCGTGCGCAGGTCGTGGGCGATCGCCGCGACCATGTGCGTGCGCTCGTTGATCAGCCGGTTCAGACGCGCCTGCATGGCGTTGAACGAATCGGCCGCCTGCACGATCTCGCTGGGACCGCTACGGCGCAGTGGTTGCGCGTCGGGATTGCGGCCGAGCTGGTCGGCCGCCTCGGCGAAACGCCGGATCGGTGCCGACAGCGCCCGCGAGAACCACCAGGCCAGCGGCAGCATCGCCAGCATGCCGACCAGGAACAGCATCACCACCTGGGTCTTGAATTCGTTGGAGAACCGCCGCGGCGGCGACATCACGCTGCGCCAGTGCCCGTCGGGCTGGCGCAGCGCTGCGGTGAAGCCGTCCAGCAGCGGCACCGCCGGGGCGAAGCCGCGCTCGCGCCAGCCCACCGCGCGCATGGTCGCGCCAAAGGCGCCATTGCGCGGCGCCTCGCCCGGCGCGTGCGGCGGCTCCAGCGGTGGCGGTTGCTGCGCGGTGGCTGGCGGTGCCATCGCGGCGGGCGCGGGTGCGGGGGCGTCGTCGGCAGCGGTGACGGCATGCGGCGGCGGCGGTGGGCGTTCGCCCAGGCGCAGGCGCAGGCGTTCCAGGCGGCCGTCGCTGTTGCGGTAGAAGCGCACCTGGTCCGGCGCCACTTCCAGCCAGTGCGCCATCAGCCGTTCGACGTTGCGGTCGCGCACCTGGTCGCGCGCCGGCAGCGGCGCATGCGCCGTGTCCTGCACCTTGAGGGTCTGGGTGCCGGCCGGCATGCGCGTGCTGAGCAGGGCGATCACTTCCGGCGGATGCACTGGCATCTCGTAGACCGGCGTGCGCAGCACCAGGGCGATGCCGATCAGCTGCGCGGTGAGCAGCGCCACCACCAGCAGCAGGAAGGCGCGGGCGAAGATCGGCACGCCGCGGCGGGCGCGCGTGGCCCCGCTCACAGGCGGGCGACGCTCGGCAGCAGCATGTAGCCCTCGTTGCGCACGGTGCGGATCAGTTCGGTCTGCACGCGTTCGTTGATCTTGCGGCGCAGGCGGCTGATCTGGCTGTCGATGGCGCGGTCGTAGACCTCGGTGTCGCGGCCGCGCGCGTAGTCGAGCAACTGGTCGCGGCTGAGCACGCGCTGCGGGTGCTCGACGAAGGTGCGCAGCAGCGCGAACTCGCCGTCGGAAAGGTTGATGAAGATGCCGGTGGGGTCGCGCAGGTCGCGGCGGATCACGTCCAGCCGCCAGCCGGCGAACTCGTAGACATTGCCGCGCGCTTCCGGCGGCAGCGTCGCCGCCTGGCTGCGTCGCAGCAGGGCGCGCACCCGCGCCAGCAGCTCGCGCGGGTTGCACGGCTTGGCCAGGTAGTCGTCGGCGCCCACTTCCAGGCCGATGATGCGGTCGGTGTCGCTGCCCAGCGCGCTGAGCATGATCACCGCCGGCGCGCCGCGCTCGCTGGCGAGCTGGCGGGCGGCGCTGAGGCCGTCCTCGCCGGGCATCATCACGTCCAGGATCACCAGGTCCGGCTGGCGCTCGGCCATCCGTAGGCGCATTTCCGCCACGGTCTCGGCGGTGTCCACCTGATATCCGTGGTCGCTCAGGAACTCGCTGATGAGTCGGCGCAGATCCGGATCGTCGTCGACGACCAGAATGAAGGATTTCATGTCCACGATCTTGAGGGGCGGCCACACGGGGAGTCGCCCAGTCTAGACGTGGCCGCGGCTGCCTGGAACTGGGGCGGACAGGGACGTGGCCGCCGGAGCCGGGGGCCGCGCTTGAACGCGTGACCATCATAGGCAGCGCCAGGGGCGCGAACATGGCCGGTTCGTGTCCTGTGCCGACATGCGTTGCCATGCGCCGGCACCCGCGCTGGCGGGGTCTCCGGCGGCGGCCGGGGACGCGCCGACGGGCTGCGGGGCGGCCCGGGCGTTCCCTTTTGCCGGCTGCGGGAATACTATCCCCCAGTATAGTTCCCGGGTTCCCCGTCGCATGCCGCATACCCCGCACGAGAAGAAGCGCGTCCTTGCCCGCATCCGCCGCCTGCGCGGCCAGACCGAAGCGCTGGAGCGCGCGCTCGAGGGCGGCGCCGAGTGCGCGGCGGTGTTGCAGCAGATCGCCGCCATCCGCGGTGCGGTCAACGGCCTCATGTCCGAGGTGATGGAAGCCCACGTTCGCGAAGAATTCGGCCAGCCCGCCAGCTCCGACGCGCAGCGCGCCGCGCGCGTGCGCGAGATGGGCATGCTGGTCCGCTCCTATCTCAAGTGATCCATACCCCACACCCATTTCCTCAGCCAGGAGAAATCGCATGAAATCCCGAGCCGCCGTTGCCTTCGAAGCCGGCCAGCCGCTGCAGATCGTGGAGATCGATGTCGAGCCGCCGCGCCAGGGCGAGGTGCTGGTGCGCATCACCCACACCGGCGTATGCCATACCGACGCGTTCACGCTGTCCGGCGACGACCCGGAAGGCATCTTCCCGGCGGTGCTCGGCCACGAGGGCGGCGGCATCGTCGAAGCGGTGGGCGAGGGCGTGACCAGCGTCAAGGTCGGCGACCACGTGATCCCGCTGTACACGGCCGAATGCCGCAAGTGCAAGTTCTGCCTGTCCGGCAAGACCAACCTGTGCCAGGCGGTGCGGGCCACCCAGGGCAAGGGCCTGATGCCCGACGGCACCACGCGCTTCTCCTACAACGGCCAGCCGATCTACCACTACATGGGCTGCAGCACCTTCAGCGAGTACACGGTGGTGCCGGAGATCTCGCTGGCCGTGGTCAATCCCGAAGCGCCGCTGGAGAAGGTCTGCCTGCTCGGCTGCGGCGTCACCACCGGCATCGGCGCGGTGCACAACACGGCGAAGGTGAAGGAAGGCGACAGCGTCGCGGTGTTCGGCCTGGGCGGCATCGGCCTGGCGGTGATCCAGGGCGCGGTGCAGGCCAAGGCCGGGCGCATCCTGGCCATCGACACCAATCCGGGCAAGTTCGAGCTGGCGCGCAGCATGGGCGCCACCGACTGCATCAACCCGAAGGATTACAGCAAGCCGATCCAGGAGGTCATCGTCGAGCTGACCGACGGCGGCGTGGACTTCAGTTTCGAGTGCATCGGCAACGTGCACGTGATGCGTTCGGCGCTGGAGTGCTGCCACAAGGGCTGGGGCGAGAGCGTCATCATCGGCGTGGCCGGCGCCGGCCAGGAAATCAGCACGCGTCCGTTCCAACTGGTCACCGGCCGCGTCTGGCGCGGTAGCGCGTTCGGCGGGGTCAAGGGCCGCACCCAGCTGCCCGGCATGGTGGAGCAGGCGATGCACGGCGAGATCGACCTCGATCCGTTCATCACCCACACCCTGCCGCTGGACGAGATCAACGAAGCCTTCCACCTGATGCACGAGGGCAAGTCGATCCGTACCGTCATCCACTTCTGACCCGAAGGTCAGTCCGGCGCGCGGCCGTTTCCGCGCATTGCAGCGACGCAACGAACCCGGGAGGGGGAAAGATGAGTACTGTGACGATTCATCCGTCGGTGGATGCCGGCGTGCGTGCCGGCGCGGAGCAGTTCCAGGGCGGCACCCTGGAATGCCACTGCGCCAGCGACAAGGTGGTGGTGGACGTGGGTGCGCAGACCGCGCACAACCATGCCTGCGGCTGTACCAAGTGCTGGAAGCCGAAGGGCGCGACCTTCTCGGTGGTGGCGGTGGTGGCACGCGACAAGGTCAAGGTCACCGCGCATCCGGAGAAGCTGAAGGTGGTGGACGAGAGCGCGACGATCCGTCGTCACGCCTGCACCGGCTGTGGCGTGCACATGTACGGACGCATCGAGAACACCGAGCATCCGTTCTACGGCCTGGATTTCGTGCATACCGAACTGTCGCCGCAGCAGGGCTGGTCGGCACCGGGCTTCGCCGCGTTCGTGTCGTCGATCATCGAGAGCGGCACGCCTCCGGAGGCGATGGACGGGGTACGCAAGCGCCTGCGCGAACTGCAGCTGGAACCGTACGACTGCCTGTCGCCGCCGCTGATGGACGCGATCTCCACCCACGTGGCGCGCAAGAACGGCGTGCTGCACTGAAGCCCGCTGCCGCGCGCGTCGCCGTTCGGCGCGTCGCGGCATCCCCGCCTGCGGCCGGTCGCGGCCGCAGGCGCTCTCTCTACGGAACTGTCCATGGAACGCATCGAACACCATGCCTGCTGCGGCGGCTGGCAGGACGTCTATCGCCACGACTCGGCCGTGCTCGGCTGCCCCATGCAGGTGGCCGTGTACCTGCCGCCGCAGGCCGAGCACGCCACGCTGCCGGTGCTGTACTGGCTCAGCGGCCTCACCTGCACCGAGCAGAACTTCATCACCAAGGCCGGCGCGCAGCGCTACGCGGCCGAGCACGGGGTGATCCTGGTGGCGCCCGACACGAGTCCGCGTGGCGAGCAGGTCGCCGATGCCGAGGGCTACGACCTGGGCAAGGGTGCCGGCTTCTACGTCAACGCCACACAGGCGCCGTGGGCTGCGCACTACCGCATGTACGACTACGTGGTGCAGGAACTGCCGGCGTTGATCGAAGCGCAGTTTCCGCACAACGGCCGCCGCGCGATCAGCGGGCATTCGATGGGCGGTCACGGCGCGTTGGTCATCGCGCTGAAGAATCCCGGCCGCTACCGCAGCGTGTCGGCGTTCTCGCCGATCGTGGCGCCGACCCAGGTGCCGTGGGGCGAGAAGGCGTTCACCGCCTACCTGGGCGAGGACCGCGCGCAATGGCAGGCGTACGACGCCAGCGTGCTGATCGGCAGCGCCAGCGAGCGCCTGCCGCTGCTGATCGACCAGGGCGGCGGCGACGAGTTCCTCGAGAAGCAGTTGCGTCCGCAGCTGCTGCAGGCCGCCGCCGAGGCAGCGGGTTATCCGGTGACCCTGCGCGTGCAGCCCGGCTACGACCACAGCTACTACTTCATCGGCAGCTTCATCGGCGAGCACATCGCCTTCCACGCACGCGCGCTGCAGGGCTGAGCGCGCTCCGCCGGCGGGCGCGCACGACGCGGACCGCCGGGCAGGGTGCCGCGCGCGGGGCTGCCGGGGACGCACCGGCCTTCCGCGCCGTCGCCTCTGGCCGTGCTGCCCGGTGCCGGCGCGACGGCACGCGAGCAGCGCCGCCGGCCCCTTGCCGGGCGCGCAGATGACAGGCCGGTGACCACGACAGGCGCCGCGTGGCCGGTCTCGTAAACAAACAGGGGGCGCGAATCGCCCTTCACGCGGTTGTGCGACCGCGTTCGCGCCTGCTGAGACGGGCGCTGGCTAGATTGCGCAGGGTTCGCCCTCGCCACGTCCCTGGATCGGAGCCGCGCCATGTCTTGCCGTCGCATCTTGCTGCTCCCCTGGCAGCGCTGGCGCAGCCCGCTCAGCGCGGTGGCGATGCTTGCCTGCACGCTGTTTGGTGCCTGCGTGGCGTTGGCGATCGGCGCGGCGACGCCATAGCGCAAGCCGCTCCTGACTGCCGTCGATCGCGTTGCGCCGTTGCGTCGGATGACGTCACCACGGTCGTGTCCCACTGCGCGGGCGATCGCCGCGACCGGCCGGCGCTCGTGCATGGATTCGGATGCATCGCCTCGCTCGGAGGCGGGGCAGGACGCCTTGCAGTCGATTGGGAGGCAAGCGCTGGCAGCGCGTGCCTAGCGTGTGGAATGCGGCGCAGCGCTGGACGCCGAGTTCAGCGCGACAGCCGCGCAGCCAGCGCGCCCAGCCGCCGCATCGCGTGTTCCAGGGTCTCGCTCCACGGCTGGCCGCAGCTCAGCCGCAGGTGGTCGGCGTAGTCGCCGCGGCTGGAGAACAGATGCCCGGGCGAGGTGCCGATGCCCTCGGCCAGGGCGGCCTCGAACAGCACCTGGCCACTGCCGGCGTCGGCCAATTGCAGCCACAGCGACAGGCCGCCGGCCGGGTCGCCGATGCGGGTGCCGGCGGGCCAGTGCCGCAGCACTGCCTCGCGCAGGCGCTGGCCGTTGTCGGCCAGGGTGCGGCGCAGCTTGCGCAGGTGGCGTTCCAGGTCGTGCCGCTCTAGGTAGTCGGCCAGGGCCAGTTGCGGCAGGCTGGCGCCGCCGATGGTGGAGAAGTATTTGGCACGCACCAACGCGTCGGTCCAGGCGCCGCCGAGCAGCCAGCCCACGCGCAGGCCGGGCGCCAGCACCTTGGAGAAGGCGCCGCAGGTGATCACGTTGCCGTGCGTGTCGAAATGGCGCAGCGGCCGTGGGCGCTGTCCCGACCAGTCGAGTTCGCCGTAGATGTCGTCCTCGATCACCACCGTGCCGTGGCGTGCGCAACTGTCGAGCAGGCTGCGCTTGGCGTTGTCGGGCGTGAGGCTGCCGAGCGGATTGTTGAAGTTCGGCACCAGCACCGCGGCGCGCGCCGGCGTGCGCTGCAGCAGCGCGTCCAGGCGCGTGGCGTCGATGCCCTGGCCGGGCCGGTTGGGCACCTCCAGCACTTTCAGGCGTAGCGCCGCCACCGCTTGCAGGATGCCGTGGTAGGTCGGGGTCTCGACCAGCACCACGTCGCCGGGCGCGGTGAGGGTGCGCAGCGCCAGGCTGATCGCCTCCATCGCGCCGGCGGTCACCACCACCTCGTCGGCCGCCACGGCGGTGGCGCAGTGCGCGTAGCGCTGCGCGATCTGCCGGCGCAGCGCGGCGTGGCCCTGCGGTGGTGCGTAGTCGAGCGCGGCGCTGCGCTGGCGGCGCAGTTGCCGCGCCAGTGCGCTGGCCAGGTGCGCGCCGGGCAGCAGCGCCGCCGTCGGCGTGGCCGTGTGCAGCGGCACCAGGTCCGAACGCGCGAGCATGTCCAGCACACCTTGCAGCGCGGGATTGGCGACTGTGCCCGGGGCGCGTCGTCGCGACGGGCCGGCGCCGGTCGGCACCGGCGTCGCCGCGGCGCGCACGAAATAGCCCGAGCGCGGCCGCGCCTGCACCCGGCCTTCGCGTTCCAGCTGCAGGCAGGCCTGCACCGCGGTGGCGGCGCTGATGCCGTGGCCGGCGGCCAGTTGCCGGATCGACGGCAGGCGCTCGCCGGCGCGCAGCGTGCCTTGCGCGATCTGGTCGCGCAACTGGCTGGCGAGGGCTTCGTACAGGCGCATGCGCGGCCTCATCTGTATCGGTCGATTTGCAGCGTATCTGACTCTGTGCTGGTCGCCCAGCCGGGCGCACACTGGCCGCCTCCTTTCCGATCCCGCGAGGCCGCGCGTGCAGCTGCCGCTGTTCATCGTCGATGCGTTCACCACGGTGCGGTTCCGCGGCAACCCGGCCGCGGTGGTGCCGCTGCAGGCCTGGCTGCCGGATGCGCTGATGCAGGCCATCGCCAGCGAGAACAATCTGTCGGAGACCGCGTTCTTCGTGCGCGAGGCCGACGGCGCGTTCGCGATCCGCTGGTTCTCGCCGCTGCGCGAAGTGGCGTTCTGTGGCCATGCCACCCTGGCCAGCGCCTTCGTCGTCGCCACCCAGGGCCTGGCACCGCTGCCCTTGCGGTTCCGCGCCGCGGCGGTCGGCGAGTTGGCGGTGGACCGCGAGGCCGACGGGCGTTTCGTCCTGCGCTTCCCGAACCAGGCGCCGACCGCATTGGCGACGGTGCCGCAGGAACTCGCGCAGGCGCTGTCGATCGCGCCGCAGGCGGCGTACCGCAACGCCCAGGCCTACATCGCCGTGTACGCGGACGAAGCCCAGGTGCGTGCGGTGGTGCCGGACCTGGCGCGGATGCTGGCGCTGGCGCCGCGCGATGTCGCGGTCACCGCGCCCGGCCGCTTCCACGATTTCGTATCGCGCTATTTCTGGCCGGCCAACGGCGGCGTCGAGGATCCGGTGACCGGCTCGATCCACGCCGCGCTGGCGCCGCTGTGGGCGCAGCGCCTGGGCAAGCAGGACCTGCGCGCGTGGCAGGCCTCGGCGCGCGGCGGCGAACTGGATTGCCGGGTACTGCCGGACCACGTGCAGGTGCGCGGCGCGGCCGTGCAGTACCTGCACGGGACCATTGCGCTGTGAGCGCGGTGCAGGCAGCGCCTGCGGGCGCGGCACGGCGCGCGCTGTGGCAGTTGCTGCTGGCCGAGGTGCTGATCGGCTCGGTCGGCGTGTTCGTGCACGAGAGCGGCCAGGATCCCGTGACCGCGGTGTTCTACCGCTGCCTGTTCGGGGCGCTGTTCCTGACCGTGTGCGGCCTGCTCG includes:
- a CDS encoding YbjQ family protein → MTDPYNSSPPRAAALPLNDAMVTTALELPGYRIVRNLGIVRGITVRSRSIVGNFLGGLQTIFGGNITIYTQLCEQARLETYRDMLQHARQMGGNAIVAVRYDATELMAGLTEVLCYGTAVVVEPNQR
- a CDS encoding response regulator; translated protein: MKSFILVVDDDPDLRRLISEFLSDHGYQVDTAETVAEMRLRMAERQPDLVILDVMMPGEDGLSAARQLASERGAPAVIMLSALGSDTDRIIGLEVGADDYLAKPCNPRELLARVRALLRRSQAATLPPEARGNVYEFAGWRLDVIRRDLRDPTGIFINLSDGEFALLRTFVEHPQRVLSRDQLLDYARGRDTEVYDRAIDSQISRLRRKINERVQTELIRTVRNEGYMLLPSVARL
- a CDS encoding metal/formaldehyde-sensitive transcriptional repressor; translated protein: MPHTPHEKKRVLARIRRLRGQTEALERALEGGAECAAVLQQIAAIRGAVNGLMSEVMEAHVREEFGQPASSDAQRAARVREMGMLVRSYLK
- a CDS encoding S-(hydroxymethyl)glutathione dehydrogenase/class III alcohol dehydrogenase, whose product is MKSRAAVAFEAGQPLQIVEIDVEPPRQGEVLVRITHTGVCHTDAFTLSGDDPEGIFPAVLGHEGGGIVEAVGEGVTSVKVGDHVIPLYTAECRKCKFCLSGKTNLCQAVRATQGKGLMPDGTTRFSYNGQPIYHYMGCSTFSEYTVVPEISLAVVNPEAPLEKVCLLGCGVTTGIGAVHNTAKVKEGDSVAVFGLGGIGLAVIQGAVQAKAGRILAIDTNPGKFELARSMGATDCINPKDYSKPIQEVIVELTDGGVDFSFECIGNVHVMRSALECCHKGWGESVIIGVAGAGQEISTRPFQLVTGRVWRGSAFGGVKGRTQLPGMVEQAMHGEIDLDPFITHTLPLDEINEAFHLMHEGKSIRTVIHF
- the gfa gene encoding S-(hydroxymethyl)glutathione synthase, translated to MSTVTIHPSVDAGVRAGAEQFQGGTLECHCASDKVVVDVGAQTAHNHACGCTKCWKPKGATFSVVAVVARDKVKVTAHPEKLKVVDESATIRRHACTGCGVHMYGRIENTEHPFYGLDFVHTELSPQQGWSAPGFAAFVSSIIESGTPPEAMDGVRKRLRELQLEPYDCLSPPLMDAISTHVARKNGVLH
- the fghA gene encoding S-formylglutathione hydrolase produces the protein MERIEHHACCGGWQDVYRHDSAVLGCPMQVAVYLPPQAEHATLPVLYWLSGLTCTEQNFITKAGAQRYAAEHGVILVAPDTSPRGEQVADAEGYDLGKGAGFYVNATQAPWAAHYRMYDYVVQELPALIEAQFPHNGRRAISGHSMGGHGALVIALKNPGRYRSVSAFSPIVAPTQVPWGEKAFTAYLGEDRAQWQAYDASVLIGSASERLPLLIDQGGGDEFLEKQLRPQLLQAAAEAAGYPVTLRVQPGYDHSYYFIGSFIGEHIAFHARALQG
- a CDS encoding PLP-dependent aminotransferase family protein — encoded protein: MRLYEALASQLRDQIAQGTLRAGERLPSIRQLAAGHGISAATAVQACLQLEREGRVQARPRSGYFVRAAATPVPTGAGPSRRRAPGTVANPALQGVLDMLARSDLVPLHTATPTAALLPGAHLASALARQLRRQRSAALDYAPPQGHAALRRQIAQRYAHCATAVAADEVVVTAGAMEAISLALRTLTAPGDVVLVETPTYHGILQAVAALRLKVLEVPNRPGQGIDATRLDALLQRTPARAAVLVPNFNNPLGSLTPDNAKRSLLDSCARHGTVVIEDDIYGELDWSGQRPRPLRHFDTHGNVITCGAFSKVLAPGLRVGWLLGGAWTDALVRAKYFSTIGGASLPQLALADYLERHDLERHLRKLRRTLADNGQRLREAVLRHWPAGTRIGDPAGGLSLWLQLADAGSGQVLFEAALAEGIGTSPGHLFSSRGDYADHLRLSCGQPWSETLEHAMRRLGALAARLSR
- a CDS encoding PhzF family phenazine biosynthesis protein, with amino-acid sequence MQLPLFIVDAFTTVRFRGNPAAVVPLQAWLPDALMQAIASENNLSETAFFVREADGAFAIRWFSPLREVAFCGHATLASAFVVATQGLAPLPLRFRAAAVGELAVDREADGRFVLRFPNQAPTALATVPQELAQALSIAPQAAYRNAQAYIAVYADEAQVRAVVPDLARMLALAPRDVAVTAPGRFHDFVSRYFWPANGGVEDPVTGSIHAALAPLWAQRLGKQDLRAWQASARGGELDCRVLPDHVQVRGAAVQYLHGTIAL